In Oreochromis niloticus isolate F11D_XX unplaced genomic scaffold, O_niloticus_UMD_NMBU tig00002388_pilon, whole genome shotgun sequence, a single window of DNA contains:
- the LOC109196582 gene encoding cell division control protein 42 homolog, with product MPLSRKELRRAPEEGSTSSHGAEARGGCSDVPVCSTGSQLCQSGLRPRPRGRGHPTPEGAQESPRLQMLSIKLMVVGDLHSGKRELLMTFTGTDIKQYTPSFFSNCVVTVSIGGELYNLGLYDFSGQEDYDRLRPLSYPQTDVFLVCFSVVSPSSFQNVAEKWVPEISLHCPGTPFLLVGTQVHLRDDSDTLEKLANKKQQAVTFKSGEKLARNLKAVKYIECSAETQEGLKYVFDEAVLAVLEPPDTKPKKHCILL from the exons ATGCCACTCTCccggaaagagctgaggagagccccagaagAGGGATCAaccagcagccacggagcagaagccagagggggttgcagtgatgTGCCCGTGTGCTCcaccggcagccagctgtgccagagtggacTGAGGCCCAGGCccagaggccgagggcaccccacccccgaagggGCCCAAgagagccccaggctccag ATGCTGAGTATAAAGCTCATGGTGGTGGGTGATCTTCATTCAGGAAAGCGGGAATTGCTCATGACCTTTACAGGCACAGACATCAAACAATACACGCCCTCA TTTTTTTCCAATTGTGTTGTGACAGTGAGTATTGGTGGAGAGCTGTACAATCTGGGACTCTATGACTTTTCAG GTCAGGAAGATTATGACAGACTGCGACCCCTCAGCTACCCTCAGACTGACGTCTTccttgtttgtttctctgtcgTATCACCGTCATCTTTCCAGAATGTCGCAGAGAAG TGGGTGCCAGAGATTTCACTCCACTGCCCAGGGACGCCCTTCCTGTTGGTCGGGACTCAGGTGCATTTAAGAGATGACAGCGACACCCTGGAGAAGCTggccaacaaaaaacaacaagctGTGACCTTCAAGAGTGGAGAGAAACTGGCTCGTAACCTGAAGGCAGTCAAATACATTGAATGTTCAGCTGAGACACAG gaaGGATTGAAGTACGTGTTTGATGAGGCTGTTCTTGCTGTTCTGGAGCCTCCAGATACTAAACCCAAGAAGCACTGCATCCTGCTATAA